The proteins below are encoded in one region of Candidatus Planktophila lacus:
- a CDS encoding bifunctional copper resistance protein CopD/cytochrome c oxidase assembly protein yields the protein MNLLEISKFLSLAAGITTIGLLLAIAFFLNDVEGKLGETAKALRNITAIAALTWAITTGISIVATLANILGTDLSEALDPTSMRSFISQVTLGKYMFAQLCLALLVALVAIRIRGVAGANALLLLSLAAIIAPVFESHSASSGSHALAIGSLVVHVIAISLWVGGLVAITFLRAQDRAMALPRFSALALWTAIAVSASGTANAWARLNFQSAWSSEYARMVLLKILLTAALIFFGYLNRRQLKGSLKLNGKQLGRLISVEVLIMAITTVVGSKLSTMQPPLRAESSVLDPGLAVAGIATPPPPNLWRLVSLYDPDALMIGVLVTAVALYIRGVIILTRRGDKWPVGRTVAFALGISAIDYATSGGLGVYAKFSFEYHMIAHMLLGMVAPIGIVLGAPITLALRTLPQGRTNQERGVRGTLIALLHSKPAAVFTNPVSALALFDGSLFVLYMTPLFGNLMQSHLGHLVMSVHFLLAGILFFHVIIGIDPNPRKVPHIVRIVILFAAMSIHAFFAVALISTSTLLDQGYFASLQTPWNLDLLADQHAGGSVAWAMGEIPILLALVATFIQWMRDDSRETKRIDRNEARLAAMGEPDELAQYNAYLSNLAAQDRERKGRG from the coding sequence ATGAATTTACTGGAGATAAGTAAATTCTTATCCCTAGCTGCGGGCATTACCACAATCGGTTTGCTCCTGGCCATCGCCTTCTTTTTAAATGATGTTGAGGGAAAGCTTGGGGAAACCGCCAAAGCCTTAAGAAATATAACGGCAATTGCGGCTCTGACTTGGGCGATAACAACCGGAATTTCGATAGTTGCAACTTTGGCGAATATTCTCGGAACAGATTTATCGGAAGCTTTAGATCCAACGTCAATGCGTTCCTTTATCTCGCAGGTAACGCTCGGCAAATATATGTTTGCGCAACTCTGTTTGGCGCTACTAGTTGCATTAGTAGCGATTCGTATCAGAGGCGTTGCCGGTGCAAATGCACTGCTCTTGCTAAGTCTGGCAGCGATCATTGCACCAGTCTTTGAAAGCCACTCTGCATCTAGTGGTTCGCACGCGCTGGCCATCGGGTCTTTAGTAGTACACGTCATTGCAATTTCTCTTTGGGTTGGTGGTTTAGTAGCGATCACCTTCTTAAGGGCGCAAGATCGTGCAATGGCGCTGCCACGCTTTAGCGCCCTAGCTTTATGGACAGCGATCGCGGTATCCGCTAGCGGAACTGCAAATGCTTGGGCCAGACTTAATTTTCAAAGCGCCTGGAGTTCAGAGTATGCGCGTATGGTGTTGCTTAAAATCTTATTAACGGCAGCGCTTATCTTTTTTGGCTATTTGAACCGTCGCCAACTGAAAGGTTCACTTAAATTAAATGGAAAGCAATTAGGACGTTTAATTTCAGTTGAAGTTTTGATCATGGCTATAACTACCGTTGTTGGCTCCAAACTTTCAACTATGCAACCACCTTTGCGTGCCGAAAGCTCTGTACTTGATCCCGGCTTAGCAGTTGCTGGAATTGCAACGCCACCACCTCCAAACCTTTGGCGCTTAGTCTCTCTCTACGATCCTGATGCGTTGATGATTGGCGTTTTGGTAACTGCCGTCGCACTCTATATAAGAGGAGTAATTATTCTTACGCGGCGTGGTGATAAGTGGCCAGTAGGACGAACCGTTGCCTTTGCTCTTGGAATTAGCGCAATTGATTATGCGACAAGCGGTGGCTTAGGTGTTTATGCCAAGTTCTCATTTGAGTATCACATGATTGCTCACATGCTTCTTGGAATGGTTGCACCAATCGGAATTGTTCTAGGAGCACCGATTACCTTGGCGCTGCGCACTTTGCCACAAGGTCGTACGAACCAAGAACGCGGAGTTCGTGGAACGCTAATTGCATTGCTCCATTCAAAACCTGCAGCAGTGTTTACCAACCCAGTATCTGCTCTGGCCCTCTTTGATGGCTCACTCTTTGTTCTATATATGACACCGCTCTTTGGAAATCTGATGCAGTCACATCTCGGTCACCTTGTCATGAGCGTTCACTTCTTACTTGCCGGAATTCTTTTCTTCCACGTCATTATCGGAATTGATCCCAATCCAAGAAAAGTTCCACACATCGTGCGCATAGTTATTCTCTTCGCAGCGATGAGCATCCACGCCTTCTTTGCGGTCGCACTCATTTCCACTTCGACTCTGCTTGATCAGGGTTACTTTGCTTCACTGCAAACACCCTGGAATTTGGATTTGCTTGCCGACCAGCATGCAGGTGGTTCAGTCGCATGGGCGATGGGCGAGATCCCAATCCTGCTTGCGCTGGTAGCCACGTTTATTCAATGGATGCGCGATGACTCTCGCGAGACTAAGCGCATTGATCGAAATGAAGCGCGATTAGCGGCCATGGGTGAACCTGATGAACTTGCTCAATACAATGCATACTTATCTAACCTTGCAGCACAAGACCGAGAAAGAAAAGGCAGAGGCTAA
- a CDS encoding copper resistance CopC family protein, with the protein MKRLAAVIAALGFTVLLAAPALANSLVATSPIAGSTLKVEPSAVTITVEITPMDMGNEVTVTDPSGRRVDDGTLTVAGNDLIVGMKPITQSGVYKVSYNIISEMDLPLEGSFVFNFSTPTISVPEEVVPTTPAKIEGSDFGTNLFVIGLLVASLAVLIALALYARKIFNER; encoded by the coding sequence GTGAAGCGTTTAGCGGCAGTTATTGCAGCGCTGGGATTTACCGTTCTTCTAGCAGCGCCTGCGCTTGCTAACTCTCTTGTTGCCACATCACCAATCGCTGGTTCGACTCTCAAAGTAGAGCCAAGTGCAGTGACGATCACTGTTGAAATCACACCTATGGATATGGGCAATGAAGTAACTGTCACAGATCCATCCGGTCGTCGCGTAGATGATGGCACCTTAACTGTCGCCGGAAACGATTTGATTGTTGGAATGAAACCAATTACTCAGTCAGGTGTTTATAAAGTCTCTTACAACATTATCTCCGAAATGGATCTGCCACTCGAAGGATCTTTCGTCTTTAACTTTTCAACTCCAACAATTTCCGTGCCTGAAGAAGTGGTTCCAACAACGCCTGCAAAGATAGAAGGCAGCGACTTCGGAACCAACTTATTTGTAATCGGACTGCTGGTTGCTTCACTAGCGGTACTGATTGCACTTGCGCTGTATGCGCGAAAGATTTTTAACGAGCGATGA
- a CDS encoding MMPL family transporter, which translates to MFERLGHFIVKRSKRVLILFTLGILLAGGIGSLAFGKLDSGGYSDLNSESAKAATYLSEKFKVEEPVAILIIDSGDKNVDDAAISQQALAVEKEVGQIAGISKTLSFWSTGGAPNLKSTDGKAAFLFAYANTEVGDFDSIGQIGKDIQAAFDGKRGDLTIYAAGAGVVTYAINHKIEQDLLLAESIAIPLTFLLLIFVFGALVASAMPLVVGISAILGAFFIIYLITLFTNVSIFALNLITGLGLGLGIDYALLMVNRFREELHSGKSVEDSVRTTINTAGKTVFYSGLTVLVTLSALLFFPLDFLKSFGYAGVSVVTLAVLGALIPLPAIMALLGHKIDKGAVRKGGITPKEDGRWAHTARNVMKRPVPVVIGSLLLLGVMAAPITNIAFAQVDSRVLPASDPAAISSAKITERFSGFEGSPIEVVIPNGVGRESQVSDFLTSVAKVDGIARVGEIETYGSDLRIQVIPGQSSRTMDAERLIKEIRALDKPAGTLIGGAAADFTDSQSGISRTLPLALGWIAFWVMILIFIFTGSIILPIKAVLLNALSLTATLGAVTWIFIDGNLKWLVGDFTVTGTLDSGTVILVAVVVFGLSMDYELFLLSRIREEHMAGKSNIESVATGLQRSARIITAAALLLAVVFAAFMTSGVTSIKMLGFGVSLAVLLDATLIRALLVPALMRLFGETNWWAPKPLRRFTMTH; encoded by the coding sequence GTGTTCGAACGCCTCGGTCATTTCATAGTTAAGCGCAGCAAGCGCGTTTTAATCCTCTTCACTCTCGGAATTCTCCTTGCCGGTGGCATTGGTTCACTCGCTTTCGGAAAATTAGATTCGGGTGGATATTCAGATCTCAATAGCGAATCTGCAAAAGCAGCAACGTACTTATCTGAAAAGTTCAAAGTTGAAGAACCTGTTGCTATTTTAATTATTGATAGCGGTGACAAGAACGTTGATGACGCTGCGATTTCACAACAAGCACTTGCAGTTGAGAAAGAAGTTGGGCAAATAGCCGGAATCTCAAAGACTCTCTCTTTCTGGTCAACAGGCGGCGCACCTAACTTGAAATCAACTGACGGTAAAGCGGCATTTTTATTTGCCTATGCAAATACCGAGGTAGGTGACTTTGATTCGATCGGACAAATTGGTAAAGATATTCAAGCTGCTTTCGATGGCAAGCGCGGAGATCTGACGATCTATGCAGCAGGTGCCGGTGTAGTCACTTATGCGATTAACCATAAAATTGAACAAGATTTGTTACTTGCCGAATCCATCGCGATACCACTGACTTTCTTACTACTTATCTTTGTATTTGGAGCACTCGTTGCATCAGCGATGCCACTGGTTGTTGGAATAAGTGCAATCCTTGGCGCTTTCTTTATTATTTATCTAATCACTCTCTTTACCAATGTGAGCATTTTTGCCCTTAACTTGATCACCGGTCTAGGGCTAGGTCTTGGTATTGATTACGCCTTATTAATGGTCAATCGCTTCCGTGAAGAGTTGCACTCTGGAAAGAGCGTTGAAGACTCGGTGCGCACAACGATTAACACTGCCGGAAAGACAGTTTTCTACTCAGGTCTCACTGTGCTTGTAACGCTTAGTGCGCTCTTATTCTTTCCATTAGATTTCCTTAAATCATTTGGTTATGCCGGGGTAAGCGTTGTTACCTTGGCAGTTCTTGGCGCGTTAATTCCGCTACCTGCAATCATGGCGCTACTTGGACACAAAATTGATAAGGGTGCTGTACGAAAAGGTGGAATAACTCCAAAAGAAGATGGTCGTTGGGCGCACACTGCGCGCAATGTCATGAAGCGACCAGTGCCTGTTGTGATTGGTTCACTTCTGTTGCTTGGAGTAATGGCTGCGCCAATTACAAATATTGCATTTGCGCAAGTAGATTCTCGCGTTCTGCCAGCAAGTGATCCTGCTGCGATTAGTTCAGCAAAGATCACCGAACGATTTAGCGGATTTGAAGGCAGCCCCATCGAAGTTGTTATTCCCAACGGTGTCGGAAGAGAAAGCCAAGTAAGTGATTTCCTTACATCGGTCGCCAAAGTTGACGGAATTGCACGCGTCGGAGAAATCGAAACTTACGGAAGTGATTTACGTATTCAAGTCATTCCGGGCCAATCTTCTCGCACCATGGATGCTGAAAGGCTAATTAAAGAGATTCGCGCCTTGGATAAACCTGCAGGGACTTTAATTGGTGGTGCAGCTGCCGATTTCACAGATTCACAGAGTGGAATCTCCAGAACTTTGCCGCTGGCACTTGGTTGGATCGCATTCTGGGTAATGATCTTGATCTTTATCTTTACCGGTTCAATTATCTTGCCGATTAAAGCGGTGTTGCTAAATGCTCTATCGCTAACTGCAACTCTTGGCGCAGTCACTTGGATATTTATCGACGGTAATCTCAAATGGTTAGTGGGTGATTTCACCGTTACCGGAACGCTAGATTCTGGAACCGTTATCTTGGTTGCCGTTGTTGTCTTTGGGCTTTCAATGGATTATGAACTCTTCCTACTCTCTCGCATTCGCGAAGAACATATGGCTGGCAAGAGCAATATCGAATCTGTAGCAACTGGTCTGCAACGTTCTGCACGCATTATTACTGCAGCAGCGCTCCTGCTCGCAGTCGTCTTCGCTGCATTTATGACAAGTGGCGTTACATCCATCAAGATGTTGGGCTTTGGCGTTTCACTCGCCGTATTGCTCGATGCCACGCTAATTCGCGCCTTATTAGTTCCAGCGCTGATGAGACTCTTTGGTGAGACCAACTGGTGGGCGCCAAAGCCGCTGCGCCGCTTCACAATGACCCACTAG